In Lates calcarifer isolate ASB-BC8 linkage group LG15, TLL_Latcal_v3, whole genome shotgun sequence, one genomic interval encodes:
- the gsdmeb gene encoding gasdermin Eb, whose protein sequence is MFATATRNFVEEVDHGGLLIPVCSLNDTIALLTVVVKRKRFWLWQKPKYLPTDFTLNDLLAGDPPIEPVTTETDFITYNGTYGDNIQGTMDANFVHSNVNLEGKDSSKLQSSFGSLKKEEMNVQRLLQDSKGRVLDMTHCLIQQTKEKHKQVFGIVKERIVTTKPCSVIEEVQQGGQCGGALSLCGPKNPKVSLKENGSLSKDSNVTMEIPTHTTIAYALIELEIKHDGCFELCLMSDTTGGFEVDSPVTKGVLGVSGALAHTSENSCLRQDLEQLNDHFQLLSSLPGATRSSLLQQLTEVMQHRAAVSTLQNALDQICLDKSPAPGDVSMTESQKQNIQAILDLVQQSGQVESAQTGQTTSVLTALHLISSALDEMTNDCLAVLGTCCSHTVLQAMELLVQCITSGKGELPLSSAGLAALTGDAYEKTVHLFGSFSVFLKKDGDTVKTELNQEPGNLPLVLCIAVRGLASLALCV, encoded by the exons ATGTTTGCCACTGCTACCAGAAATTTTGTGGAGGAGGTGGATCATGGAGGTCTGCTGATCCCAGTGTGCAGCCTGAATGACACTATTGCTCTCCTGACAGTGGTGGTGAAGCGCAAGCGTTTCTGGTTGTGGCAGAAGCCCAAGTATCTTCCCACTGATTTTACCCTCAATGATTTACTCGCAGGAGACCCCCCTATAGAGCCAG TTACCACGGAGACAGACTTTATCACATATAATGGGACATATGGAGACAACATTCAGGGAACTATGGACGCAAATTTTGTCCACTCCAATGTGAATCTGGAGGGTAAAGACTCTTCCAAACTGCAGTCATCCTTTGGCAGtttgaagaaagaagaaatgaacgTGCAGAGGTTACTGCAAGACTCCAAAGGCAG GGTCCTGGACATGACCCATTGTCTGATCCAGCAGACGAAGGAGAAGCACAAACAGGTATTTGGGATTGTGAAGGAGCGTATTGTGACCACTAAGCCCTGTTCAGTCATAGAGGAGGTGCAGCAGGGTGGACAGTGCGGAGGAGCACTGAGCCTCTGCGGGCCGAAGAACCCTAAG GTTTCATTGAAAGAAAATGGGAGCCTTAGTAAAGACAGTAATGTTACCATGGAGATTCCCACCCATACTACCATTGCCTATGCCCTCATAGAACTAGAAATCAAACATGATGGATGCTTTG AGTTGTGTCTAATGTCAGACACCACTGGAGGTTTTGAAGTAGACAGCCCTGTTACGAAAGGAGTGTTGGGTGTCTCAGGAGCTCTTGCGCACACTTCTGAAAATAGCTGTCTCCGACAAG ACCTGGAGCAACTCAACGATCACTTCCAGCTGCTGTCATCTCTTCCTGGCGCCACAAGGTCCTCTCTGCTCCAGCAGTTAACAGAAGTTATGCAGCACCGAGCAGCCGTCAGCACTCTTCAGAATGCG CTGGACCAGATATGCCTGGATAAGAGTCCTGCCCCTGGTGATGTTTCAATGACAGagtctcaaaaacaaaacatccaagCAATCCTGGACCTTGTGCAGCAGTCTGGTCAAGTGGAGTCGGCTCAGACGGGCCAGACCACATCAGTACTCACAGCCCTTCACCTCATTAGCAGCGCCTTGGATG AGATGACAAATGACTGTCTGGCTGTCTTGGGAACATGCTGCAGCCACACAGTGTTGCAGGCAATGGAGCTTTTG GTGCAGTGCATCACGTCAGGAAAGGGGGAGTTGCCTCTGAGCAGCGCAGGCCTGGCTGCTCTAACAGGTGATGCCTATGAAAAGACTGTGCATCTGTTTGGGTCCTTCAGTGTGTTCCTGAAGAAAGACGGGGACACAGTGAAGACAGAACTTAACCAAGAGCCAGGAAACCTTCCTCTGGTTCTGTGCATCGCTGTCAGAGGTCTTGCCTCTTTAGCCCTCTGTGTCTGA